A single genomic interval of Bradyrhizobium japonicum USDA 6 harbors:
- a CDS encoding c-type cytochrome, which translates to MKRVLVVGGALLLGMGAVWAQQDSVKEVQALMKGNGKNAGAVAAIVKGEKPYDQATVDSALAQFADTAKKLPNLFPASAKGQKPEGDYSASPKIWEDKAGFDAKIASFAKVVGEARGKIKDLDSLKATFPAVGKECGGCHETFRVKNS; encoded by the coding sequence ATGAAGCGAGTGTTGGTTGTCGGGGGCGCGCTGCTGCTCGGCATGGGCGCGGTTTGGGCGCAGCAGGACTCCGTCAAGGAGGTCCAGGCCCTCATGAAGGGCAACGGCAAGAACGCCGGCGCGGTCGCGGCGATCGTCAAGGGCGAGAAGCCTTACGACCAGGCCACGGTGGACAGCGCGCTGGCGCAGTTCGCGGATACTGCCAAGAAGCTGCCGAACCTGTTCCCGGCGAGTGCAAAGGGCCAGAAGCCCGAGGGCGACTACAGCGCCTCGCCGAAGATCTGGGAGGACAAGGCCGGCTTCGACGCCAAGATCGCAAGCTTCGCCAAGGTCGTCGGCGAGGCCAGGGGCAAGATCAAGGACCTGGACTCGCTCAAGGCGACTTTTCCCGCGGTCGGCAAGGAATGCGGCGGCTGCCACGAGACCTTTCGTGTGAAGAACAGCTGA
- a CDS encoding c-type cytochrome — protein sequence MLQRTIAVALLAAVAAAGLYWWLSAPVVAAGAATTPAHVPNLANGEVMFNAGGCASCHAVPDQPDRTRLGGGVAIKSPFGTFYAPNISSDPTYGIGKWTDADFVNAVMHGVSPDGQHYFPAFPYTSYQHARREDVLDLFAYLKTLPPVAGKVRDHDVRFPFDIRRNIGIWKFLFMDGKPFVADGTKSPQWNRGAYLVNSFGHCAECHSPRNALGGIISGERFAGGPNPEGEGWVPNITQKRLGEWSAKDIAYFLKTGELPDGDSVGGAMTRVIKNTSQLPDEDLAAMADYIKSLPPVDGPPRPKRKEAS from the coding sequence ATGTTGCAACGAACAATTGCCGTGGCGCTGCTCGCCGCGGTCGCTGCTGCGGGCCTCTATTGGTGGCTCAGCGCGCCGGTGGTGGCGGCCGGCGCCGCCACAACGCCGGCCCATGTCCCCAATCTCGCCAATGGCGAGGTGATGTTCAACGCCGGTGGATGCGCGTCCTGCCATGCCGTCCCCGACCAGCCCGATCGCACCAGGCTCGGCGGCGGCGTCGCGATCAAGTCGCCGTTCGGAACGTTCTACGCGCCGAACATCTCCTCCGATCCGACCTACGGCATCGGCAAATGGACCGACGCCGATTTCGTCAACGCGGTCATGCACGGGGTCTCGCCGGACGGACAGCATTATTTTCCGGCGTTTCCCTACACGTCCTATCAGCACGCCAGGCGCGAGGATGTGCTCGACCTCTTCGCCTATCTGAAAACGCTGCCGCCCGTTGCAGGCAAGGTGCGTGACCACGACGTGCGCTTTCCGTTCGACATCCGGCGCAACATCGGCATCTGGAAATTCCTGTTTATGGACGGAAAGCCCTTCGTCGCCGACGGCACGAAGTCGCCGCAATGGAATCGCGGAGCGTATCTCGTCAACAGTTTCGGCCATTGCGCCGAATGCCACAGCCCGCGCAATGCGCTCGGCGGCATCATCTCTGGAGAGCGCTTTGCCGGCGGACCCAATCCGGAAGGCGAGGGCTGGGTACCCAACATCACACAGAAGCGTCTCGGCGAGTGGAGCGCGAAGGATATTGCCTATTTCCTCAAGACCGGCGAACTGCCCGACGGCGACAGCGTCGGCGGCGCGATGACGCGCGTGATCAAGAACACCTCGCAATTGCCGGACGAGGATCTCGCGGCCATGGCGGATTACATCAAATCGCTGCCGCCGGTGGACGGGCCGCCGCGGCCGAAACGCAAGGAAGCCAGCTAG
- a CDS encoding Lrp/AsnC ligand binding domain-containing protein has translation MVPFFVQIKCKLGQSYTVANALAEAEIASEIYSTAGHYDLLVKFYVDKDTDIGHFINEKVQVLPGIQDTLTIITFKAFGAS, from the coding sequence ATGGTTCCTTTTTTCGTCCAGATCAAATGCAAGCTCGGCCAGTCCTACACGGTCGCCAATGCGCTTGCCGAAGCCGAGATCGCCTCCGAGATCTACTCCACGGCCGGCCATTACGATTTGCTGGTGAAGTTCTACGTCGACAAGGACACCGACATCGGCCACTTCATCAACGAGAAGGTGCAGGTGCTGCCTGGCATCCAGGACACCCTCACCATCATCACCTTCAAGGCGTTTGGGGCGAGCTAG
- the thiD gene encoding bifunctional hydroxymethylpyrimidine kinase/phosphomethylpyrimidine kinase, with translation MTTPVALTIAGSDSSGGAGIQADLKTFAALGVYGASAITALTAQNTRGVTGIHAVPAEFVTAQIDAVFSDLEVGAVKIGMVAQAASIDAIAAALSRWKPRHIVLDPVMVATSGDRLLASEAVEALRKKLMPLASVITPNLPEAAALLDEPVATREAEIESQGRRLLALGCRAVLIKGGHGEGAESIDYLVSTEGTIALAAPRVATQNTHGTGCSLSSAVAAGLAKGEVLEQAVRNAKAWISAAIAAADRFSVGHGHGPIHHFHKFY, from the coding sequence ATGACGACGCCCGTGGCGCTCACCATCGCCGGCTCCGATTCGAGCGGCGGCGCCGGCATCCAGGCCGACCTGAAGACCTTTGCCGCGCTCGGCGTCTATGGCGCCTCCGCCATCACGGCCCTGACCGCGCAGAACACGCGCGGCGTCACCGGCATCCACGCGGTGCCCGCCGAATTCGTCACTGCGCAGATCGATGCCGTGTTTTCCGATCTCGAGGTCGGTGCGGTGAAGATCGGCATGGTGGCACAGGCCGCCAGCATCGATGCGATCGCGGCAGCCCTGTCGCGCTGGAAGCCTCGCCATATCGTGCTCGATCCCGTGATGGTCGCAACCTCCGGCGATCGGCTGCTCGCCTCGGAGGCGGTGGAAGCCCTGCGCAAGAAACTGATGCCGCTGGCGTCGGTGATCACGCCTAACCTGCCCGAGGCCGCGGCTCTGCTCGACGAGCCCGTCGCGACACGCGAGGCCGAGATCGAGAGCCAGGGGCGCCGGCTGCTGGCGCTGGGCTGCCGCGCGGTCCTGATCAAGGGCGGGCACGGCGAGGGCGCCGAAAGCATCGACTATCTCGTCAGCACCGAAGGAACGATCGCGCTCGCCGCGCCGCGCGTCGCCACCCAAAACACCCATGGCACCGGCTGCTCGCTGTCCTCGGCCGTCGCGGCGGGCCTCGCCAAGGGCGAGGTGCTCGAGCAGGCGGTGCGCAACGCCAAGGCCTGGATCAGCGCAGCGATCGCGGCCGCCGACCGCTTCAGCGTCGGCCACGGCCACGGGCCGATCCATCATTTCCACAAATTTTACTGA
- the ypfJ gene encoding KPN_02809 family neutral zinc metallopeptidase yields MPKGPLVSIAVAVWVLCTGGLAWAVRPAPIDPAAILRNQVDRIGPGSVVFDPPTEMTVGYHEPIAVQPLQRHGVAQTEQIEVGSFVRARLFGEGFTATTSSHDAQAEWLYAELPAKSGDQTGAPRDKMYLFVSRVLGSTEEVWQAIFASDRLTYRPPRLVLYTSATYAACGLAEKIMGPFYCPDDQKVYLDLSFFQEMQAELHACDSSGADCQLPQAYVIAHEIGHHVQNLLGIMPKVRELQGSMETEAERNRLQVLLELQADCLAGIWARKIKEKAKINASDIAAAIRTTEALGNDTLQKSALGYVVPDSFTHGSAAQRHHWFDVGYATGLVKSCNTFAGARQ; encoded by the coding sequence ATGCCCAAAGGACCGCTTGTTTCGATAGCAGTTGCTGTCTGGGTGCTTTGCACAGGCGGCTTAGCCTGGGCAGTTCGCCCGGCACCGATAGACCCCGCTGCCATCCTCCGTAACCAAGTCGACAGGATTGGTCCGGGTTCAGTTGTCTTTGATCCTCCGACGGAAATGACGGTCGGCTATCACGAGCCAATAGCCGTCCAGCCGCTCCAACGTCATGGCGTGGCTCAAACTGAACAGATCGAAGTTGGCAGCTTCGTGCGGGCTCGCCTGTTCGGCGAAGGATTTACGGCAACAACGAGTAGCCATGACGCGCAAGCCGAGTGGCTTTATGCTGAGCTTCCAGCGAAGTCGGGCGACCAGACCGGTGCGCCGCGCGACAAGATGTATCTCTTCGTTTCGCGAGTTCTGGGCAGCACGGAGGAGGTCTGGCAGGCAATCTTCGCATCCGATCGCCTGACTTATCGGCCACCCCGTCTCGTCCTGTACACAAGCGCCACCTACGCAGCCTGCGGATTAGCCGAGAAGATCATGGGACCATTCTATTGTCCCGATGATCAGAAGGTCTACCTCGACCTTTCGTTCTTCCAAGAGATGCAGGCTGAACTTCACGCCTGCGATTCGAGCGGCGCCGACTGTCAACTTCCTCAGGCCTATGTGATAGCCCACGAAATCGGACACCACGTTCAGAATTTGCTGGGAATTATGCCAAAAGTGCGCGAGCTTCAAGGGAGCATGGAAACGGAGGCGGAGAGAAACCGGTTACAAGTTCTTCTCGAGTTGCAGGCCGATTGTCTCGCCGGCATTTGGGCGCGTAAGATTAAAGAGAAAGCGAAGATCAACGCGAGCGACATAGCAGCGGCAATTCGAACGACAGAAGCACTAGGCAACGACACCCTGCAGAAAAGTGCCTTGGGGTACGTAGTGCCTGACTCGTTCACTCATGGCAGCGCTGCGCAGCGCCATCATTGGTTCGATGTCGGTTACGCAACTGGATTGGTGAAGAGCTGCAATACCTTTGCTGGAGCGCGGCAATGA
- a CDS encoding winged helix-turn-helix domain-containing tetratricopeptide repeat protein, with amino-acid sequence MRYLFEEYAFDAGRRELHRGADRISVTPKVFDLLDYLIRNRERVVGKDELIDAVWQGRCVSDAAVTTRLNSARCAIGDSGEEQRLIRTLPRRGFRFVGQVRETLAAEGAAAADGGAETPKPGLSLPDKPSIAVLPFANLCPDPEQDYFADGMVEEIISGLSRSKSLFVIARHSTLAYKGRAIDVKQIGQELGVRYVLEGSVRKAGNRVRIAGQLIDAATGLNLWTDRFDSEIEDLFDLQDRLTSSVIGAISPQLERAEIERARRQPTDNLQAYDYYLRAFASFFKFTEEASIEAIELAKTAREIDPEFARAYALGARCYVLRNVFDWITDEAHERSEAARLARRAVELDRNDPSVLAMAGHALAQVLGEVEEGESHLTRAIKLDPNLVIARHWSGWGQLWLGRGDAAVEQFSIALRLNPLHPHGSCNAQTGLAYAYFLAGRIEDALSCAASAVSLIPIFPPALFILAACHAALGHVEEARRICADAIKLSPNKRIANYTSRMRRPQDAEKLTQALRVAGMPE; translated from the coding sequence GTGCGCTATCTCTTTGAGGAGTATGCATTCGACGCCGGTCGGCGAGAGCTGCATCGCGGAGCGGATCGGATCTCAGTTACGCCAAAGGTGTTTGATCTCCTCGATTACCTGATCCGCAACCGGGAGCGCGTCGTAGGCAAGGATGAACTCATCGATGCCGTTTGGCAGGGGCGCTGCGTGTCCGATGCTGCGGTGACGACCCGCCTCAACAGTGCGCGATGCGCGATCGGGGATTCTGGCGAAGAGCAGCGGCTGATCAGAACACTGCCACGCAGAGGTTTCCGCTTCGTGGGTCAGGTCCGGGAAACGCTCGCCGCCGAGGGCGCCGCGGCCGCCGACGGCGGAGCCGAGACGCCGAAACCAGGGCTCTCGCTTCCCGACAAACCCTCGATCGCGGTCCTCCCATTCGCCAACCTGTGCCCGGATCCGGAGCAGGACTATTTTGCCGACGGTATGGTCGAGGAGATCATTTCGGGACTGTCGCGTTCGAAGTCTCTTTTCGTCATCGCGCGACATTCGACTCTGGCCTACAAGGGCAGGGCGATCGATGTCAAACAGATCGGTCAGGAGCTGGGCGTTCGCTATGTGCTCGAAGGCAGTGTGCGCAAGGCCGGCAATCGGGTCCGAATTGCGGGCCAGTTGATCGACGCGGCGACAGGCCTGAATCTCTGGACGGACCGGTTTGACAGTGAGATCGAAGATCTTTTCGACCTGCAGGATCGGCTGACGAGCAGCGTGATCGGCGCAATCTCCCCGCAGCTGGAGCGCGCCGAAATCGAGCGCGCCCGACGCCAGCCGACCGACAACCTTCAGGCTTACGACTATTATCTTCGGGCATTTGCCTCCTTCTTCAAATTCACCGAGGAAGCAAGCATCGAGGCTATCGAGCTCGCAAAAACTGCCCGCGAGATCGATCCCGAATTCGCGCGTGCATACGCGCTCGGCGCCCGTTGCTATGTCCTGAGGAATGTTTTCGACTGGATCACTGATGAAGCCCATGAACGCAGTGAAGCCGCGCGGCTGGCGAGGCGAGCGGTTGAACTTGACAGGAATGATCCATCGGTACTTGCCATGGCCGGACATGCTCTCGCCCAGGTCCTCGGTGAGGTCGAGGAGGGCGAATCTCACCTGACGCGAGCGATAAAGCTGGATCCAAACCTCGTCATCGCACGGCATTGGAGCGGATGGGGCCAGCTCTGGCTTGGCCGCGGTGACGCCGCAGTCGAGCAGTTCAGTATTGCATTGCGTCTGAACCCGCTCCATCCGCATGGGAGCTGCAACGCCCAGACGGGTCTGGCTTACGCTTATTTCCTCGCCGGTCGCATTGAGGACGCCTTGTCCTGTGCTGCGTCAGCCGTCAGTCTGATCCCAATCTTTCCGCCTGCACTGTTCATTCTGGCAGCATGTCACGCCGCATTAGGCCACGTCGAGGAAGCGCGGCGGATTTGCGCCGACGCGATCAAGCTATCTCCCAACAAGCGCATCGCCAACTACACATCGCGAATGCGTCGACCGCAAGATGCCGAAAAGCTGACGCAAGCGCTCCGGGTTGCCGGCATGCCGGAATGA
- a CDS encoding UDP-2,3-diacylglucosamine diphosphatase — MGSYDVSDESPERRFRTLFISDVHLGARGSQADLLLDFLRYHDADTIYLVGDIVDGWALKSSWHWPQSHNDLVQKLLRKARKGAKVIYIPGNHDEFLRNYYGTHFGGIDVVENTVHTGVDGKRYLVIHGDIFDLVVQNARWLAHLGDKAYDFAIQMNRFVNFFRRMFKVPYWSLSQWAKQKVKNAVNYIGAFEQALAAEARRHDADGVICGHIHYAVIRDEAGIRYMNCGDWVESCTALVEHDDGHFEIITWADQARKPVQVPQVAARAA, encoded by the coding sequence ATGGGAAGTTACGATGTGAGTGACGAGAGCCCGGAGCGGCGCTTTCGCACTTTGTTCATCTCCGACGTTCATCTCGGAGCCCGCGGTTCTCAAGCCGACCTGCTGCTCGACTTCCTGCGCTACCACGATGCCGATACGATCTATCTCGTCGGCGATATCGTCGACGGCTGGGCGCTGAAATCGAGCTGGCACTGGCCGCAATCGCATAACGACCTGGTCCAGAAGCTGCTGCGCAAGGCGCGCAAGGGCGCCAAGGTCATCTACATTCCCGGCAATCACGACGAGTTCCTGCGCAATTATTACGGCACGCATTTCGGCGGCATCGACGTCGTCGAGAACACCGTCCACACCGGCGTGGACGGCAAGCGCTATCTCGTCATCCACGGCGACATCTTCGATCTCGTGGTGCAGAACGCGCGCTGGCTCGCCCATCTCGGCGACAAGGCCTACGACTTCGCGATCCAGATGAATCGCTTCGTCAACTTCTTCCGGCGCATGTTCAAGGTGCCCTATTGGTCGCTGTCGCAATGGGCCAAGCAGAAGGTCAAGAACGCCGTCAACTACATCGGCGCGTTCGAGCAGGCGCTCGCCGCCGAGGCGCGGCGTCACGACGCCGACGGCGTGATCTGCGGCCACATCCACTATGCCGTGATCCGCGACGAAGCCGGCATCCGCTACATGAATTGCGGCGACTGGGTCGAGAGCTGCACGGCGCTGGTCGAGCATGACGACGGTCATTTCGAGATCATCACCTGGGCGGATCAGGCGCGGAAGCCGGTACAGGTTCCGCAGGTCGCAGCCAGAGCTGCATAG
- a CDS encoding glycosyltransferase family 4 protein: MRILVATDAWHPQVNGVVRTLTKLADAAKALGVEFTFLTPQSFRTFAMPSYRDVRLAMPRPARIAKLIEEARPDSIHIATEGPIGLMVRRYCRQRKLPFTSSFHTRFPEYVRARVPVPESLIWRALRRFHAPSRAVMAATPALARELGERGFDNVVLWPRGVDTSLFHPRGIDLCLPAPVFLSVGRIAVEKNLEAFLDLDLPGTKVIVGDGPARGALEEAYPDAIFLGEKHGEALAAIYAAADVFVFPSKTDTFGLVLLEALASGLPVAAFPVKGPRDVIGDAPVGALDHDLRNACFAALDVSRQDCVEFAANYTWEASARAFVDSIKAVGAVLPGRNGAEPVSFVA, encoded by the coding sequence ATGCGCATCCTGGTCGCGACCGACGCCTGGCACCCGCAAGTCAACGGTGTGGTTCGGACGCTGACCAAGCTCGCAGACGCCGCCAAGGCGCTCGGCGTCGAGTTCACGTTCCTGACGCCGCAATCGTTCCGCACCTTCGCGATGCCGAGCTACCGCGACGTGCGGCTCGCGATGCCGCGTCCGGCGCGAATCGCGAAGCTGATCGAGGAGGCGCGCCCCGACAGCATCCACATTGCGACGGAGGGGCCGATCGGCCTGATGGTCCGCCGCTACTGCCGCCAGCGCAAGCTGCCGTTCACGTCCAGCTTCCACACCCGCTTTCCCGAATATGTCCGCGCCCGCGTGCCGGTTCCGGAATCCCTGATCTGGCGGGCGCTGCGCCGATTTCACGCGCCCAGCCGCGCCGTGATGGCGGCAACGCCGGCGCTGGCCCGCGAGCTTGGCGAGCGCGGTTTCGACAACGTCGTGCTGTGGCCGCGCGGCGTCGACACCAGCCTGTTCCACCCCCGCGGGATCGACCTCTGCCTGCCGGCGCCGGTGTTTCTCTCGGTCGGCCGGATCGCGGTGGAGAAGAACCTCGAGGCGTTTCTCGATCTCGATCTGCCCGGCACCAAGGTGATCGTCGGCGACGGCCCGGCGCGGGGCGCGCTGGAAGAAGCCTATCCGGATGCGATCTTCCTGGGCGAGAAGCACGGCGAGGCGCTGGCGGCAATCTATGCGGCGGCCGACGTGTTCGTGTTCCCCAGCAAGACCGACACGTTCGGCCTGGTCCTGCTGGAAGCGCTCGCCAGCGGCCTGCCGGTCGCGGCCTTCCCGGTGAAGGGCCCCCGCGACGTGATCGGCGATGCACCGGTCGGCGCCCTCGATCACGATCTGCGCAATGCCTGCTTCGCCGCGCTCGACGTGTCCCGGCAGGACTGCGTCGAATTCGCCGCCAATTACACCTGGGAGGCCTCGGCGAGGGCGTTTGTGGACAGCATCAAGGCGGTTGGCGCGGTGCTTCCAGGCAGGAATGGGGCGGAGCCGGTTAGTTTCGTAGCCTGA
- a CDS encoding CHRD domain-containing protein — protein MNKTVIAMVALGAAAFAAPAGAEKLKATLDGKSEVPATTTSGTGTADLDYDAASKKLSWKVTYSGLSGPATAAHFHGPAEAGKNAGVAVAIPNATSSPVEGSATLTDAQAADLLAGKLYVNIHTAANPGGEIRGQVTK, from the coding sequence ATGAACAAGACCGTCATCGCCATGGTCGCGCTGGGCGCCGCAGCTTTTGCAGCCCCCGCCGGCGCCGAAAAGCTGAAAGCAACGCTCGACGGCAAGTCCGAGGTGCCCGCGACCACCACCAGCGGCACCGGAACCGCCGATCTGGACTATGATGCCGCCAGCAAGAAGCTGTCCTGGAAGGTCACCTATTCCGGCCTGTCCGGCCCGGCAACGGCCGCCCACTTCCACGGGCCGGCCGAGGCCGGCAAGAACGCCGGCGTCGCGGTCGCGATCCCGAACGCGACCTCCAGCCCGGTCGAGGGCTCGGCGACGCTGACCGATGCGCAAGCTGCTGACCTGCTCGCCGGCAAGCTCTACGTCAACATCCACACCGCGGCCAATCCGGGCGGCGAGATCCGCGGCCAGGTGACGAAGTAA
- a CDS encoding DUF1127 domain-containing protein: MILIQGTIWPERASISSRHLRSLIRTYWDVFQARRDRRRLRGTLSGLSDRELMDIGTTRGEIDYVASSRDIDPRDIVSHSR; the protein is encoded by the coding sequence ATGATCCTGATCCAAGGTACAATATGGCCGGAACGGGCGTCCATATCGTCCCGGCATCTCCGCAGCCTGATCCGGACCTACTGGGATGTCTTTCAGGCACGTCGCGATCGCCGGAGATTGCGCGGCACGTTGTCCGGCTTGAGTGACCGGGAGCTGATGGACATCGGCACGACGCGCGGCGAGATCGACTACGTTGCCTCCAGCCGCGATATCGACCCGCGAGACATCGTGAGCCATTCGCGCTGA
- a CDS encoding alpha/beta hydrolase, whose amino-acid sequence MRKDTLDPTKHFTIRNIEKTDEAKWIRTLASTKKKRALVFVHGFNTKFRDAVLRAAQITWDLQFRGTTILFSWPSRGDIADYLYDKESALGSRTAFLRVIDDLYKAGYDNIDVIAHSMGNLIAVEALSNSAATRSPTAIAQLIMVAPDVDRDMFVQDISGVAKVTKGLTLYASKNDKALQLSKRIAGGIPRAGDVPDAGPVVLPGLWTIDVSLIGDELFGLNHNTFATTRNVLNDLAILLMEGKPPPRLIEIRGFPEPPQKAAYFRYIP is encoded by the coding sequence TTGAGAAAAGACACACTTGACCCAACGAAGCATTTTACTATTCGCAACATCGAGAAAACAGACGAAGCGAAATGGATAAGAACGCTGGCGTCAACGAAGAAGAAAAGGGCTCTCGTGTTTGTCCATGGCTTCAATACCAAATTCCGCGACGCCGTCCTCCGGGCAGCGCAGATAACTTGGGATCTTCAGTTCAGAGGCACCACAATCTTATTCTCATGGCCGTCTCGCGGGGATATCGCGGACTATCTCTATGACAAAGAAAGCGCGTTAGGTTCGCGCACGGCCTTTCTTCGCGTGATCGACGATCTTTACAAAGCCGGATATGACAATATCGATGTGATAGCTCACAGTATGGGGAATTTGATCGCAGTTGAGGCCCTATCAAATAGCGCCGCGACACGATCGCCCACGGCTATCGCGCAGTTGATTATGGTCGCCCCCGATGTGGACCGAGACATGTTTGTCCAAGACATTTCCGGCGTTGCAAAGGTCACTAAGGGGCTTACACTTTACGCATCCAAGAACGACAAGGCCTTGCAGCTATCGAAGCGTATTGCCGGAGGTATCCCGCGCGCAGGAGATGTACCTGATGCCGGGCCAGTTGTTTTGCCTGGACTTTGGACGATTGATGTCAGTCTGATTGGAGATGAATTGTTCGGGCTAAATCACAACACGTTCGCCACGACACGAAACGTGCTAAACGACCTTGCGATACTACTTATGGAAGGCAAGCCTCCACCACGGCTAATTGAAATCCGGGGCTTCCCTGAGCCTCCCCAAAAAGCCGCGTACTTCCGCTACATACCCTAG
- a CDS encoding cystathionine gamma-synthase family protein: MVKPFPSKTHIGNHMLHPETLMLTYGYDPQLSEGAIKPPVFLTSTFVFKTADDGQDFFDFVAGRREPPEGMGAGLVYSRFNHPNSEIVEDRLAIYERTESCALFSSGMAAIATTILAFVRPGDVILHSQPLYGGTETLLTNTLARLSIGAVGFADGVDEAAVSQASEEAMRKGRVSMILIETPANPTNGLVDVAMMRRVAEAIGKTQGHIPIIACDNTLLGPVFQRPIEHGADISLYSLTKYVGGHSDLIAGAALGAKAIVKGIKALRGAIGTQLDPHSCWMINRSLETLSLRMEKADSNARLVADYLRDHPKVARVHYLGHLEQASPAGMVFARQCLGAGSTFSFDIVGGKDAAVKFLNALQILKLAVSLGGTESLASLPATMTHSGVPADIRRKIGVLDSTIRLSIGIENPTDLIADLAQALNAA; the protein is encoded by the coding sequence ATGGTCAAACCGTTCCCGTCGAAGACGCACATCGGCAACCATATGCTGCATCCGGAAACGCTAATGCTGACCTATGGCTATGATCCGCAATTGTCGGAAGGCGCCATCAAGCCGCCGGTGTTCCTGACCTCCACCTTCGTGTTCAAGACGGCCGATGATGGGCAGGACTTCTTCGATTTCGTCGCCGGCCGGCGCGAGCCGCCGGAAGGGATGGGCGCGGGGCTGGTCTATTCGCGCTTCAATCACCCGAACAGCGAAATCGTCGAGGACAGGCTCGCGATCTACGAGCGTACCGAAAGCTGCGCGCTGTTCTCATCCGGCATGGCGGCCATCGCAACCACGATCCTGGCGTTCGTCCGCCCCGGCGACGTCATCCTGCACTCCCAGCCGCTCTATGGCGGGACGGAAACCCTGCTGACGAACACGCTTGCGCGCCTGTCGATCGGTGCCGTCGGCTTCGCCGATGGTGTTGATGAAGCGGCGGTGAGCCAGGCCTCGGAGGAGGCCATGCGCAAGGGCCGGGTCTCGATGATTCTGATCGAAACTCCGGCCAACCCGACCAACGGGCTGGTCGACGTCGCGATGATGCGCCGTGTCGCCGAAGCCATCGGAAAGACCCAGGGACACATTCCGATCATCGCCTGCGACAATACGTTGCTCGGACCGGTGTTTCAGCGGCCGATCGAGCATGGTGCGGACATTTCCCTGTACTCGCTCACGAAATATGTCGGCGGTCATTCGGACCTGATCGCGGGTGCCGCGCTCGGCGCGAAGGCGATCGTGAAGGGCATCAAAGCGCTCCGGGGCGCGATCGGCACCCAGCTCGATCCGCATTCCTGCTGGATGATCAACCGCTCGCTCGAGACGCTGAGCCTGCGCATGGAGAAGGCCGACAGCAACGCGCGCCTCGTGGCGGACTATTTGCGTGATCACCCCAAGGTGGCCAGAGTCCACTATCTCGGCCATCTCGAGCAGGCTTCGCCGGCCGGGATGGTGTTCGCGCGGCAATGCCTGGGAGCGGGCTCCACCTTCTCGTTCGACATCGTCGGCGGCAAGGACGCGGCGGTGAAATTCCTCAACGCGCTGCAAATCCTCAAGCTGGCGGTGAGTCTTGGCGGAACGGAGTCGCTTGCGAGCCTGCCTGCAACCATGACCCATTCCGGCGTTCCCGCCGACATCCGCCGGAAAATCGGCGTCCTCGATTCCACGATCCGGCTGTCGATCGGCATCGAAAACCCGACGGACCTGATAGCCGACCTCGCGCAAGCGCTGAACGCGGCCTGA